The genomic stretch TGATCGTCACGGCCTGGGCGATCAGGTACTCGTACCGGGTCGTGTATCCCTTCGAGATGTTCCGGAAGAGCTTCCGGTCCTTCGTCGAGTAGATGACGACGTCGGGGCTCGCGTTCAGGGTCGGCACCGAGAGGTCGTAGGTCGAGACCGCCGCGATGAGGTCGCCCGACGGGAACGCGACGGGGGAGACGTCCCAGGAATACGCGTTCTGGTTCACCTTGATGTGGAACGGCTCGCCGAAATCGACGGGCTCCCCCTTGGTGGCCATCACCGGCATGTAGCGCTGGCGGAGGTAGCGCCGGAACCGGATGTCGAAATCCTCCGGCGTGAGGTCGAACGCCCTCTTGATCACCCGCTGGACGCCCCCGCCGAGGCTCGTCCGCCACTCGTAGACGAAGTCGCGGACGGCGTCCTTCCCCCACTCGTGCTCGATGAAGTCGAAGACCGCGTGCCCGAACCGGTAGGCGAAGTAGGGATTGATGTCCCCGCCCCGCGCGATCTCCGGAACGTGGTCGGTGATCACGGCGTCCCGCAGGTACATCCGGGAGCGGTTCGTCTCGTCATGGCCGTAGTACGAGGCGAGCCCCTCCATGAACCATTGCGGGATGTTCGACGTCACCGCGCGCAGGAAATTGCCCTGGAAGAGGAGCTCGAATTCGAAGATGTGCGTGAGCTCGTGCTGGATGACGGTCTGCAGATACGCGTCGGGCATGTCGACCGGGAGGACCATCCGGTCCCGGGAGGGGAGCGCGAACGCCCCGGTTCCCTCGTCGATGAAGTCGAGCTCGGTGTTCGTCTGCTCGAATTCCGAGTGGCTCGAATAGAAGATGAGCGGAATCGGATGGGGGATCTGGTAATTGAGCGAACGGGAGAGCTCGTCGTAGGCGCTTTCGGCGAACGACGCGACCTTCTCGAGGGATCCCTTCTCCTTCGAGTAGAAGTAGATCTGGAAGTGCGTCGACCGGTAGATCTGCCAGTCGAACTGGTCGTAGGCGATCTTGTTCTGGCCGAACTGCGCCCCGGCGGGGGCCGCCGCCGCCGCGACCACGGCCGCCATCACGACTCGCCGCAAGAGCTTTTTCATCGCCTCACCGCGTGAAGAGGTAGCGTTCGACCGCGCGCTCGCGCGGCACGAACATGTTCAGGATCTGATCCTCGAGAGAGAAGAGGTTCTGGAAGAGGCCGAGCATCTCGTCGGTGCGCCGGCGGTTCCGCTCGCGGAAGTCCTTGAACTCGTCCTGGAGGAGCTTGTCGCCGGTCTTCCCGTCGAAGACCAGGAAGACGATGTCGAAGAGGAAACCGGTGCGCTCGACGTAGATCTGGCGGAAGGAGGTCTGGCCGGTGACCGGCGAGACGTACTCCTCCGTCTTGTAGCCCGCCGAATCCTCGACCTTGAACTCGAGCGATCCCGAAACCACGACGTCGGCGCCGTTCTTCTGCCCGACCGAGCGCCAGAAGTCGGTCGCGCGGGAGAGCGCGACGAGCTCGCGCGAGGGGAGAGTCACCTCCGTGCCCAGGTCGATGACCTGGAGCTTCGTCTTCTTCTGCAGCCGCTGGATCAGGTAGCGGTGGAACTCCGCCTGGAGATCGATCGTCGCGAGGTCCGCCTTGTCCTTGGGCTTGTCGGCCGACGCGACGATCAGGAAGGGCGCGATCGCGACCCGCTCGTTCCCCTTGAGCGGAATGCGGGGCTTGAGCGGCAGCTTCATCTTGACCTGGTGCACGCCGGTGCAGGCGGCCGCCAGCACCGTCGCGACCGCAGCGAGGCCGAGGAGTCTCCGCCTACGGAGCAGAGCTCACCTTTCCGACTTTCTTCGTGTAGGCCGTGTAGAACTCGGCGAAGCGCGTGTAGTTCTGACGGATGTTCTTGTCGGCGGAGTCGAGCGAGACCGCCTTCTTGTATTCCTCGAACGCCGCCGGGAAGTCGCCGTTGGCCTCGAAGGCGACGGCGAGGTCGTTGTGGGCGCGCGCGTTGTTCGGTTGGGCCGCGATGGCGAGCTGGAACCGGAACCGCGCTTCCTGCCAGTAGCCGAGGCGCGCCATCCGGGCCCCGTACTGGAGCTCCTTCTCCGGGCTCGGCTCCTTCGTGCGCCCCGTCGCGCACCCGCCGAGGAGCAGAGCGCCGGCCAGCCACAACCCGGTCGCAAGCCTCGATCCGCGGGTCACTCGCCTTCCTCCAACCGCGCCGTATTCTATCCGTCTCCCGCGGCGGGCCGGGATTCTTTTTAGAATGCGGCGATGCCCGTCACGGAAGTCGCTCGTCTCGCGCTCGCCTGGTCGAGGATTCCCGGAGTCTCTCTTCGCCGATTCTGGAAGGCGTGCGAGGCCGCGGGAGGCTGGCGGGAGATCGTCGGGAGCGAACCGTCCCGGTGGGCGGGCGTTGTCCGGTCGGAAACGGCCGCGCGCATGCTCGCCCGTCCTTTCGACGTCGACGTCTCTTCCGAGATCGCGGCCACGGAACGGTCGGGGACCCGGCTGCTCACCGCCCTGGAAGGACCGTATCCGCCGCTCCTCCGCGAGATCCCGGACGCCCCGCTCGTCCTCTGGTCCTCCGGCGACGTCGAGCGGCTCTCTCTGCCCGCGGTCGCCGTCGTCGGCGCCCGCGCCGCGACGCGCTACGGCCGGGAGGTCGCCGCGCAGATCGCGGGAGACCTGTCGCTCGCGGGCGTGAGCGTGGTCTCCGGCATGGCGCGCGGGATCGATACGGCCGCGCATGCGGCGGCTCTCGGGAATCCCGGAGGCACGATCGCCGTTCTGGGGTCCGGGATCGACGTTCCGTATCCGAAGGAGAACGCGGAGCTCTGGAAGAGGATCGGCGCCGGCGGCCTCCTCCTTTCGGAACATCCGCCCGGAACGCGGCCTCTCCCCGCGTTCTTTCCGGTTCGGAACCGGATCATCGCGGGAATGTCCTCGGGAACGGTCGTCGTCGAAGCGGCGCGGCGGAGCGGGTCGCTCATCACCGCGCGGCTCGCCAACGACTTCGGCCGCGACGTCTTCGCGGTACCGGGGTCGATCCGGTCGGAGTCGTCCGACGGATGTCATGCGCTTCTGCGGGAAGGCGCGATCCTCTGCCGCGGAGCGGGCGACGTGCTGACCGAGCTCTTCCCCTCGGTGGGAACGCCCGCCGCCGACGGAAGCCCGGCGCCCGGTCTCGAAGGGGACGCCGCCCGGATCGTCGCCGCGATGGCCGGGGAGGAAGCGTGGGACGCCGACGACCTCTCGGAGGCGACGAAGATCCCGACGTCGTCGCTCCTGGCGATCCTCTTCGACCTCGAAGCGAGAGGCGTCCTCCGCTGCCTCCCGGGCGGTCTGTACGCCGTCGCGGGACGCGGGAGGGCTTGACAGGCACCGTATGATCCGCCTTTCACGCCGCGCGCTCCGTCGACCCGGACCGCGCCGCCGTTCGGGAAGGAATGCACGAAATTGGTTAAGTCCCTCGTCATCGTCGAATCGCCCGCCAAGGCGCGGACGCTCGAGAAGTTCCTCGGAAAGGACTTCAAGGTCCTCGCCTCGTACGGCCACGTCCGGGACCTCCCCCGCAAGGGGCTGGGCGTCGATCGGGAGCACGGGTACAAGCCGACCTACGAAGTCCTCAAGGGAAAGGAAAAGACGCTCGGCGACCTGAAGAGGGCGGCGAAGGCGTCCGACCGGGTGTATCTGGCGGCCGACCCGGATCGGGAGGGAGAGGCGATCTCCTGGCACCTCCTCCAGGAGTTGAAGCCCGGCAGCGGCAAGACCGAGTTCAAGCGCGCCCGCTTCAACGAGATCACGAAGAAGGCGGTTCAGGCGGCCGTCGAGAACGCGGGCGCGATCGACGAGAACCGCGTCGGCGCTCAGCAGGCCCGGCGCATCATCGACCGCCTCGTCGGGTACGAAGTCTCCGATCTCCTCTGGAAGAAGATCTGGCGCGGCCTTTCCGCCGGACGCGTGCAGACGGTCGCGCTGAGGATCATCTGCGAGCGCGAGAAGGAGATCGAGGCCTTCGTCCCCGTCGAGTACTGGAGCCTCGACGCGCGGCTCGCCGCCGCGGCGCCCCCGGAGTTCTCGGCACGCCTGTTTTCGTGGGACGGCGAGAA from Thermoanaerobaculia bacterium encodes the following:
- the dprA gene encoding DNA-processing protein DprA, whose translation is MPVTEVARLALAWSRIPGVSLRRFWKACEAAGGWREIVGSEPSRWAGVVRSETAARMLARPFDVDVSSEIAATERSGTRLLTALEGPYPPLLREIPDAPLVLWSSGDVERLSLPAVAVVGARAATRYGREVAAQIAGDLSLAGVSVVSGMARGIDTAAHAAALGNPGGTIAVLGSGIDVPYPKENAELWKRIGAGGLLLSEHPPGTRPLPAFFPVRNRIIAGMSSGTVVVEAARRSGSLITARLANDFGRDVFAVPGSIRSESSDGCHALLREGAILCRGAGDVLTELFPSVGTPAADGSPAPGLEGDAARIVAAMAGEEAWDADDLSEATKIPTSSLLAILFDLEARGVLRCLPGGLYAVAGRGRA
- a CDS encoding tetratricopeptide repeat protein, translated to MTRGSRLATGLWLAGALLLGGCATGRTKEPSPEKELQYGARMARLGYWQEARFRFQLAIAAQPNNARAHNDLAVAFEANGDFPAAFEEYKKAVSLDSADKNIRQNYTRFAEFYTAYTKKVGKVSSAP
- a CDS encoding DNA topoisomerase, translating into MVKSLVIVESPAKARTLEKFLGKDFKVLASYGHVRDLPRKGLGVDREHGYKPTYEVLKGKEKTLGDLKRAAKASDRVYLAADPDREGEAISWHLLQELKPGSGKTEFKRARFNEITKKAVQAAVENAGAIDENRVGAQQARRIIDRLVGYEVSDLLWKKIWRGLSAGRVQTVALRIICEREKEIEAFVPVEYWSLDARLAAAAPPEFSARLFSWDGE